One window from the genome of Nitrospira defluvii encodes:
- a CDS encoding MFS transporter yields MPSAIWILGFVSLLMDVSSEMIHSLLPLFMVTTLGTGTIAVGIVEGLAESLALIVKIFSGTLSDYLGKRKGLALGGYAIGALTKPLFAWAPDIGTLLTARLLDRLGKGIRGAPRDALVADIAPPQLRGAAFGLRQSLDTVGAFLGPLLATGLMLLWADNFRAVFWVAVIPGLMAVALLFFGIREPSSSPSSRRANPINRENLSRLSPAFWWVVGIGSVFTLARFSEAFLVLRAQQGGIPLALIPLVMVAMNVVYSASAYPFGKLSDRVGHGPLLVYGLAVLLGADLVLAAGDHWSVVLGGVALWGIHMGMTQGLLATMVADRAPSDLRGTAYGCFNLACGLAMLTASTLAGYLWDRLGAAFTFYAGACFCLLAIVGTLCAPTLPDRRLR; encoded by the coding sequence ATGCCCTCCGCCATCTGGATCTTGGGCTTCGTCAGCCTTCTGATGGACGTCTCCTCGGAGATGATTCACAGCCTGCTGCCGCTGTTCATGGTCACGACGCTCGGCACGGGGACGATTGCGGTGGGAATCGTGGAAGGGTTGGCCGAATCGCTGGCCCTTATAGTCAAAATCTTTTCGGGCACGTTGAGCGACTATCTCGGCAAACGCAAGGGGCTGGCCCTCGGCGGGTATGCCATCGGAGCGCTCACCAAACCGCTTTTCGCCTGGGCACCGGACATCGGCACGCTCCTGACCGCTCGTTTGCTAGATCGACTAGGAAAAGGCATACGCGGTGCGCCGCGCGATGCACTGGTGGCGGACATCGCCCCGCCGCAGCTTCGAGGAGCGGCATTCGGCCTCCGGCAATCTCTCGACACGGTCGGTGCTTTTCTGGGTCCCTTGCTCGCCACGGGACTCATGCTGCTGTGGGCCGACAATTTTCGCGCAGTCTTCTGGGTAGCCGTCATACCAGGCCTGATGGCGGTCGCACTGCTGTTTTTCGGCATACGAGAGCCATCCTCGTCACCATCATCCCGACGAGCCAATCCCATCAATCGTGAAAATTTGTCTCGCCTCAGTCCGGCCTTCTGGTGGGTGGTGGGAATCGGCTCCGTCTTTACCCTGGCGCGCTTTAGTGAAGCGTTTCTGGTATTGCGCGCTCAACAGGGCGGCATTCCCCTCGCCCTGATTCCCCTGGTGATGGTGGCCATGAACGTTGTCTACAGTGCCTCCGCTTACCCGTTCGGCAAACTCTCAGACCGGGTGGGCCATGGACCGTTGCTCGTATACGGCCTCGCGGTGCTGCTCGGCGCCGACCTCGTGCTGGCCGCCGGCGATCACTGGAGCGTAGTCCTGGGCGGCGTGGCGCTGTGGGGGATTCACATGGGGATGACGCAAGGTCTACTCGCCACCATGGTGGCAGACAGGGCACCATCGGATCTGCGCGGAACCGCGTACGGCTGTTTCAACCTGGCTTGCGGACTGGCCATGCTAACGGCCAGCACACTGGCGGGATACCTCTGGGACCGTCTTGGTGCGGCGTTTACGTTTTATGCAGGCGCCTGCTTCTGCCTGCTCGCCATCGTCGGCACCCTGTGTGCTCCGACGTTGCCGGATCGACGGCTGCGCTAA